A single window of Leptospira semungkisensis DNA harbors:
- a CDS encoding MaoC family dehydratase has protein sequence MPKLVISSFAELQAHEGKVLGVSEPHEITQAQIDKFAEATLDHQWIHTDPARAAKESPFGTTIAHGYLTLSLAPYLLSQILELNNIKMGINYGMEKLRFLDPVKVGSKLQLKAELVELKDLKGTARMTLKLSFEVVGAPKAAAVGEVIYLYQFA, from the coding sequence ATGCCTAAACTAGTTATCTCCAGTTTTGCGGAACTACAAGCGCATGAAGGAAAAGTGTTGGGAGTCTCCGAGCCCCATGAAATCACTCAGGCTCAGATCGATAAATTTGCAGAAGCAACTCTAGATCACCAATGGATCCATACAGATCCTGCTAGAGCAGCCAAAGAATCTCCCTTCGGAACAACGATTGCACACGGATATTTGACCTTATCTCTCGCACCTTATCTGCTCAGCCAGATACTAGAGCTAAACAATATTAAGATGGGAATCAACTACGGAATGGAAAAACTCCGTTTCCTAGATCCTGTCAAAGTAGGCTCAAAGCTCCAACTAAAGGCAGAGCTAGTGGAACTCAAGGATCTAAAGGGTACTGCAAGAATGACCCTAAAATTGAGCTTCGAGGTAGTGGGTGCTCCTAAGGCTGCGGCCGTGGGAGAAGTTATCTATTTGTACCAATTCGCTTAA
- a CDS encoding MarR family winged helix-turn-helix transcriptional regulator, with amino-acid sequence MNPRTIIYLISRIRDEFHRRLNSELKDKGLGQLTTTHADILFALAMSKKVPMQEIARMIDRDKSTLTALVDKLQDLGYVERVKDAQDQRIVNLQLTRKAYSIRPVMLGISRSLLAGLYKGFSEIEKKDLVRLLDKLYKNLK; translated from the coding sequence ATGAATCCTCGTACAATAATATATCTTATATCTAGAATTAGAGATGAATTTCACAGAAGACTCAACTCGGAGTTAAAAGATAAAGGCCTAGGTCAACTCACGACCACTCACGCCGATATCCTCTTCGCTCTGGCAATGTCCAAAAAAGTCCCCATGCAGGAGATCGCGAGAATGATCGATCGGGATAAGTCTACTCTGACTGCCCTTGTCGACAAACTCCAAGATCTTGGTTATGTGGAAAGAGTCAAAGACGCGCAAGACCAAAGGATCGTAAATCTCCAGCTGACCCGCAAGGCTTACTCGATACGCCCGGTAATGTTAGGGATCTCCAGATCTTTGCTGGCAGGTCTATACAAAGGATTTTCTGAAATAGAAAAAAAGGACTTGGTCCGTCTTTTGGATAAGCTTTACAAAAACTTAAAATAG
- the nuoF gene encoding NADH-quinone oxidoreductase subunit NuoF: MAEMKILTKYIDDPRSNELEFYESVHGYDGMKKALQMAPEEIVDVVKKSGLRGRGGAGFPTGLKWSFIPKDIPKPKYLICNADEGEPGTFKDRKLIENLPHQIIEGMIIGAKAIGANKGFFYIRGEFNKGIDSMQKAIDEAYAKGYLGKNIQGSGFDFDLVLYAGAGAYICGEETALINSLEGRRGHPRLKPPFPAVSGLYRCPTVVNNVETFSTVPHIIDKGADWYSKIGTEKSPGTRLFSVSGHVKRPGVYEIPLGTPLMDLINDLCGGMLDDMPLKAVIPGGSSVPILTAEECKTANMDFESMAAHKTMLGSGAVIVIGEGTDLVETTYRFARFYAHESCGQCTPCREGTHWVRDLLHKIREGEGTSADLDLILSLSRNMEGGTTICPLSDACVGAVRPTILKFKHEFEARLKDKSAQQPAGTGV; this comes from the coding sequence ATGGCCGAAATGAAAATCCTCACCAAATATATAGACGATCCTCGCTCGAACGAACTGGAATTCTACGAATCAGTTCACGGATACGACGGGATGAAGAAAGCCCTGCAAATGGCTCCCGAAGAGATCGTGGATGTGGTCAAGAAATCAGGATTGAGGGGAAGGGGAGGCGCAGGCTTTCCTACTGGCTTAAAATGGTCCTTTATTCCCAAAGATATCCCTAAACCGAAATATTTGATCTGCAATGCGGACGAGGGCGAGCCAGGTACATTCAAAGATCGTAAACTGATCGAGAATCTTCCCCACCAGATTATTGAGGGAATGATCATAGGCGCCAAAGCGATCGGCGCGAACAAAGGTTTCTTTTATATTCGAGGTGAATTCAATAAAGGGATCGATTCTATGCAAAAGGCAATAGACGAAGCCTATGCAAAAGGATACCTCGGAAAAAATATCCAGGGCAGCGGATTCGATTTCGATCTGGTTCTATATGCAGGGGCAGGTGCCTATATCTGCGGAGAAGAGACTGCACTCATCAATTCTTTAGAAGGCAGGAGAGGTCATCCAAGACTGAAGCCTCCTTTTCCTGCGGTTTCCGGATTATATCGCTGTCCTACGGTAGTGAATAACGTGGAAACTTTTTCCACAGTTCCTCATATCATCGATAAGGGAGCAGACTGGTATTCTAAGATCGGGACCGAAAAATCTCCAGGAACCAGACTCTTTTCTGTTTCCGGTCATGTGAAACGCCCTGGAGTATATGAGATCCCACTTGGAACTCCTCTTATGGATCTGATCAACGATCTATGTGGTGGAATGTTAGATGATATGCCTTTGAAGGCAGTTATTCCGGGAGGATCTTCCGTTCCTATTCTCACTGCAGAAGAATGTAAAACTGCAAACATGGACTTCGAATCCATGGCGGCTCATAAGACGATGCTTGGTTCCGGCGCGGTGATCGTGATCGGAGAGGGCACGGATCTTGTGGAGACCACATATCGTTTTGCTAGATTCTATGCTCATGAATCCTGCGGGCAATGCACTCCTTGCAGAGAAGGTACTCATTGGGTGAGAGACTTACTGCATAAGATCAGAGAAGGAGAAGGTACCAGTGCCGATCTAGATCTGATCCTTTCCTTATCCAGGAATATGGAAGGCGGAACTACGATCTGTCCTCTTTCTGACGCTTGTGTGGGTGCGGTTCGTCCTACGATCCTAAAGTTCAAACATGAGTTCGAAGCCAGATTGAAAGATAAGTCCGCTCAACAACCAGCGGGGACCGGAGTTTAA
- the nuoE gene encoding complex I 24 kDa subunit family protein gives MSYRFSPESESRLNKLLEMFPDKRSVILPGLYLLQKELGYVDREGMEALAEKIGSPISLAQIYGVATFYTLYNKKPVGKFHIQICGTSSCYMRGNDKLEKHLCSKLGIETGGTTPDKKFTLEEVECLGACGYAPMVQINETYYENLTFEKMDQILKDLN, from the coding sequence ATGTCGTATCGTTTTTCTCCCGAATCCGAATCTCGTCTGAACAAACTTCTAGAAATGTTCCCTGATAAGAGAAGTGTCATTCTTCCGGGACTATATCTTCTCCAAAAAGAATTGGGATACGTGGACAGAGAAGGAATGGAAGCCTTGGCTGAAAAGATAGGCTCTCCTATTTCTCTCGCTCAAATTTACGGGGTAGCTACCTTCTATACTCTCTATAATAAAAAACCGGTGGGCAAATTCCATATCCAGATCTGTGGCACTTCTAGTTGCTATATGAGAGGAAATGATAAGCTCGAAAAACATCTCTGCTCCAAGCTCGGGATAGAGACCGGCGGGACGACTCCAGATAAAAAATTCACTTTAGAAGAAGTAGAATGTCTGGGCGCATGTGGATACGCTCCCATGGTGCAGATCAACGAAACATATTACGAAAATTTAACGTTCGAAAAGATGGATCAGATCCTGAAAGATCTGAATTAG
- a CDS encoding NADH-quinone oxidoreductase subunit C: MKETIQSFLKDKFPHFISKEEELHSNLPTFFLKPEGIVPVLSALKTAPGIELNYLNDLTAIDWLGKKTPRFEVCYLLRSGNKSSTKVQFRVRLEDGEEVPSILSIFKGANWPEREVYDLFGIRFTGHPRMDRLIMPDNFQGHPLRKDYPLEGFGQDYLVEDLLTIHLKEDMEGQP; encoded by the coding sequence ATGAAAGAAACAATCCAGAGTTTCCTTAAAGACAAGTTTCCTCATTTTATCTCAAAGGAAGAAGAGCTCCATTCCAATCTTCCTACTTTCTTCTTGAAACCGGAAGGGATCGTTCCAGTTCTCTCCGCTTTGAAAACTGCTCCCGGCATTGAACTGAATTATCTTAACGACCTGACCGCTATCGATTGGTTGGGAAAGAAGACTCCTCGTTTCGAGGTATGTTATCTTCTCCGCTCCGGAAACAAATCCTCTACAAAAGTGCAGTTCAGAGTTAGGCTCGAAGACGGAGAGGAAGTTCCAAGCATTCTCAGTATTTTTAAAGGCGCAAACTGGCCGGAAAGAGAGGTATATGATCTATTCGGGATCCGTTTTACAGGACATCCTAGAATGGATCGTTTGATCATGCCGGATAATTTCCAAGGCCATCCATTACGAAAAGATTATCCTTTAGAAGGTTTCGGTCAGGACTATCTGGTCGAGGATCTTCTTACCATCCATTTGAAGGAAGACATGGAGGGGCAACCATGA
- a CDS encoding NADH-quinone oxidoreductase subunit A: MGSSPEHLGPLLIQFLLGVGFSALILGLAFLLNPKKRSKSHDTFECGVPYYGDAKGLFNIKFYLVAVLFILFDIEAIFLFPYAVNLRSFKEAGLGSFLLIEMFVFLFTLIVGLYYIRKKGALEWD, encoded by the coding sequence ATGGGAAGTTCGCCAGAGCATCTAGGCCCCCTTCTGATTCAATTCCTACTGGGAGTAGGTTTCTCTGCTCTCATACTCGGTCTTGCCTTTCTTCTAAATCCGAAAAAACGATCCAAATCACATGACACCTTCGAGTGCGGAGTGCCGTATTACGGGGATGCCAAAGGACTTTTTAATATAAAGTTCTACTTGGTTGCGGTGCTTTTCATACTTTTCGATATCGAAGCCATTTTTCTTTTTCCATACGCGGTGAATTTGAGATCCTTTAAGGAAGCAGGGCTCGGGAGTTTTCTTCTCATCGAGATGTTTGTCTTCTTATTCACCCTGATTGTGGGATTGTATTATATTCGGAAGAAGGGAGCATTGGAATGGGATTAA
- a CDS encoding NADH-quinone oxidoreductase subunit D: MYEKTAEHFSLKQRQLPEGHLLVNLGPSHPSTHGILQNVIQLDGERVVEAESVIGYVHRSFEKLGERYTYNQFLVCTDRMNYVSTPLNNIGWILAVEKMLGIEVPDKVTYVRMIVSELSRTMDHIICNGILGVDLGAFSGMLHLFHHRENIYQVLEKLTGARLTTTFCRVGGLEKDIYPEFEKDVKTIIKGLRPAIEEFQDLLVNNRIFMDRTDGIGGISAEDAIAYGYSGPNLRAAGVPWDIRKDDPYMFYDKVDFDVPVGEDGSVLHRTLVRMEEMRQSLRIVEQLINGLPSGAHHADIPHIYLPEKSKVYHNMEELIYHFKLIMHGIKVPPGEYYMATEAANGELGFYIVSEGEKSPWRVHVRRPCFWFYQSFPELVKGSLLADTVATMSSMNVIAGELDC, encoded by the coding sequence ATGTACGAGAAAACGGCTGAGCATTTCAGCCTCAAGCAGAGACAATTGCCGGAAGGCCATCTGCTTGTGAATTTGGGTCCTTCTCACCCTTCTACTCATGGAATCTTGCAGAATGTGATCCAGCTCGATGGAGAGAGAGTGGTCGAAGCCGAATCAGTTATCGGATATGTGCATCGTAGCTTCGAAAAATTAGGAGAACGTTATACTTATAATCAGTTCCTAGTTTGCACGGACCGGATGAATTACGTATCCACTCCTTTGAATAATATCGGTTGGATCCTTGCTGTAGAAAAAATGCTAGGCATAGAAGTTCCCGACAAGGTGACTTACGTGAGAATGATCGTATCCGAACTTTCTCGCACCATGGACCATATTATTTGTAACGGGATCCTGGGAGTGGACCTGGGAGCATTCTCCGGGATGCTGCATTTATTCCATCATAGAGAGAATATCTACCAAGTTCTGGAAAAGCTAACCGGCGCCAGACTAACTACTACCTTCTGTCGTGTGGGTGGTTTAGAAAAAGATATTTATCCTGAATTCGAGAAGGATGTGAAAACCATCATCAAAGGACTTCGTCCTGCGATCGAAGAATTCCAAGACTTACTCGTGAATAATAGAATCTTTATGGATCGCACGGACGGGATCGGTGGGATCTCTGCAGAAGATGCTATCGCTTACGGTTATTCTGGTCCGAACCTGAGGGCCGCAGGAGTTCCTTGGGACATTCGCAAGGATGATCCGTATATGTTCTATGACAAGGTGGACTTTGATGTACCTGTTGGAGAGGACGGTTCCGTTCTACACAGGACTCTTGTTCGTATGGAAGAGATGAGACAATCTCTTCGTATCGTTGAGCAGCTTATTAATGGACTTCCATCAGGCGCTCATCATGCGGACATTCCTCATATCTATCTGCCTGAAAAATCCAAAGTGTATCATAATATGGAAGAGTTGATCTACCATTTCAAACTCATCATGCACGGGATCAAAGTTCCTCCGGGCGAATACTATATGGCAACCGAGGCAGCAAACGGCGAGCTTGGATTCTATATCGTTTCCGAAGGGGAGAAGTCTCCTTGGAGAGTGCATGTGCGCAGGCCTTGTTTCTGGTTCTATCAATCTTTTCCTGAATTAGTTAAGGGTTCTCTTCTTGCGGATACGGTTGCGACCATGAGTTCCATGAATGTGATCGCAGGGGAGTTGGATTGCTGA
- a CDS encoding flavin reductase family protein yields the protein MSLSPDEFKNALSHFASGVTVVTYSDTTRSGGLTVSSFSALSLDPPLVLFSLQKNISSHDPLLASGQFTVNILSGEQEDLSNQFASGKIDKHELIQKLSCDLGHNGVPYLKGSLSRIECQLEKQVDGGDHTVVIGRVMHASSDDSKRPLLYYRRNYYNI from the coding sequence ATGTCCTTGAGCCCTGACGAATTTAAAAACGCACTCTCTCATTTTGCTTCCGGTGTTACGGTTGTGACTTACTCTGATACTACAAGATCGGGAGGGTTGACTGTGAGCAGCTTCAGTGCTCTTTCCTTGGATCCTCCTCTTGTTCTATTTAGTTTGCAAAAGAATATTTCCAGCCACGACCCTCTTCTTGCTTCAGGACAATTCACTGTGAATATTCTGTCCGGAGAACAAGAAGATCTCTCCAACCAATTCGCTTCCGGAAAAATAGACAAGCATGAGCTCATTCAAAAGCTAAGCTGCGATCTAGGTCATAACGGAGTTCCCTATCTGAAAGGAAGTCTTTCTCGAATCGAATGCCAATTAGAAAAGCAAGTAGACGGAGGAGATCATACCGTAGTGATCGGAAGAGTGATGCACGCAAGCTCTGACGATTCTAAAAGACCTCTTTTGTATTATAGAAGGAACTATTATAATATTTGA
- a CDS encoding HsdM family class I SAM-dependent methyltransferase has protein sequence MRFSFPDRLKFPSEDSGLRSKGKALGQFFTPRPLARPMLDWISEEDRLSDKCKIKILDPGAGKGIFLEEFHRLFPDVHSQFFGWEIDPELYEECSKNLQASGISAEDLFLFREDFLHAEPKELFDVILCNPPYLRLSHSKLGKKLIEGFEEQIKAEIPGTANLYVFFLLRILKLLSPGGRASVLVPYEFLNAGYGVPIKKAIIESGFLRRILILDSSWSLFSGAVTSSCILFLENSVHQEEGFLWSRAEASFNEKESIRLTDLKWKKIKLRAETKWTRLLQEVGCEPENIKNDDKNSTNNNYVTMSKGSRPGWVPIKEFGSFRRGIATGDNGYFLLSEKDVTNLSIPHSFLRSSIPKAQYALSPFFTGDDWDILKSQGAKVWLLDAKEVPKEDHLDGINRYLEEGIKRGVPTRFLPSKRKPWHSQENRGPCRILATSFHREEVRFVFNQSPAVHLTCFHGFSAKPEYSHFEEFLFAYLITPHVRKELESRTREYAQGLRKVEPGDLNSLIVPDFRKLKESEKEKIERLLLNYRMMIRPWTPGRRQKGEKGIKNPEEEATLKKIEQEFFLGI, from the coding sequence ATGCGATTTTCTTTTCCGGATAGATTAAAATTTCCTTCCGAAGATTCGGGTTTAAGATCTAAGGGCAAGGCCTTAGGTCAATTCTTCACGCCTAGACCTCTTGCAAGACCAATGTTAGATTGGATTTCAGAAGAAGATCGTCTCTCTGATAAATGCAAAATCAAGATCTTAGATCCAGGAGCAGGCAAGGGAATCTTCTTAGAAGAATTTCATCGCTTATTTCCCGACGTGCATTCACAATTTTTCGGATGGGAGATTGATCCAGAGCTCTACGAAGAGTGCTCAAAAAATTTACAAGCCTCCGGGATTTCTGCCGAGGATCTATTTCTCTTTAGAGAAGACTTTCTTCATGCGGAGCCTAAGGAGCTATTCGATGTAATCCTATGCAATCCTCCCTACCTTCGATTGAGTCATTCTAAACTTGGGAAGAAACTTATTGAGGGATTTGAAGAGCAGATAAAAGCGGAGATTCCTGGGACTGCGAATCTGTACGTATTCTTCTTACTTCGTATACTAAAACTCTTAAGTCCGGGTGGAAGAGCTTCTGTTCTTGTTCCTTACGAATTCTTGAATGCAGGATACGGAGTTCCGATCAAGAAAGCGATTATAGAATCCGGCTTCTTACGCCGTATACTAATCTTAGATTCTTCTTGGTCCTTATTCTCAGGCGCAGTTACTTCTTCCTGTATACTGTTTCTTGAGAATTCAGTTCATCAAGAGGAAGGATTTCTCTGGTCAAGAGCCGAGGCTTCCTTTAATGAAAAAGAAAGTATTCGACTAACCGATCTAAAATGGAAGAAGATCAAGCTCCGAGCGGAGACGAAGTGGACCAGGCTTTTGCAAGAAGTAGGGTGCGAACCTGAAAATATAAAAAATGATGATAAAAATTCAACTAACAATAATTATGTGACTATGTCCAAAGGATCGCGTCCCGGCTGGGTCCCCATAAAAGAGTTCGGAAGTTTCAGAAGGGGAATCGCGACCGGAGACAACGGGTACTTCCTCCTCTCCGAAAAAGATGTAACCAACCTTTCTATCCCTCATTCTTTTCTTAGATCTTCCATTCCAAAAGCGCAATATGCTCTTTCTCCTTTCTTTACCGGGGATGATTGGGACATTTTGAAATCCCAAGGCGCAAAAGTATGGCTTTTGGACGCGAAGGAAGTTCCTAAAGAGGATCATTTAGACGGAATCAATCGATATTTAGAAGAAGGGATCAAGAGAGGAGTGCCTACTCGTTTTCTTCCTTCTAAGAGAAAGCCTTGGCATTCTCAGGAAAATCGAGGACCATGCAGGATACTTGCCACATCTTTTCATAGAGAAGAGGTTCGGTTCGTATTCAACCAAAGTCCTGCGGTCCATCTTACCTGCTTTCATGGATTTTCAGCCAAGCCGGAGTATTCTCACTTCGAAGAATTCTTGTTTGCCTATTTGATTACCCCTCATGTCAGAAAGGAATTGGAATCCAGAACAAGGGAATATGCGCAAGGCTTACGAAAGGTGGAGCCTGGAGATCTGAATTCTCTCATCGTACCTGATTTCAGAAAGTTGAAAGAATCCGAAAAAGAAAAGATAGAGAGACTCTTGCTGAATTATAGGATGATGATCCGCCCCTGGACTCCCGGAAGAAGGCAAAAAGGGGAGAAAGGAATAAAAAATCCCGAAGAAGAAGCGACTCTAAAGAAAATAGAGCAGGAATTCTTCCTCGGGATCTAA
- a CDS encoding NADH-quinone oxidoreductase subunit B yields the protein MGLNEQLSQPGTSYGDSFQIASVESVVNWGRSFSLWPYPFATACCGIEYMSTSCADYDIARFGAERPSFSPRQADMILVLGTITYKMAPVLREIYDQLSEPKFVISYGACASSGGMFHAYSVLQGIDRILPVDLYVPGCPPRPEALLDAVVKLQEKVKTQGLEARRQEVMDKIREMNERNKPLVVR from the coding sequence ATGGGATTAAACGAACAACTCAGCCAACCTGGGACCTCCTATGGAGATTCCTTCCAAATTGCGAGCGTAGAGTCCGTAGTCAATTGGGGCAGGAGCTTTTCTCTCTGGCCGTATCCTTTCGCGACAGCATGTTGCGGGATAGAATACATGAGTACTTCTTGTGCGGACTATGATATCGCGAGGTTCGGAGCAGAAAGACCTTCTTTCTCTCCTAGACAGGCAGATATGATCCTGGTGCTCGGGACCATTACGTATAAAATGGCTCCAGTTCTGAGAGAGATCTATGACCAACTCTCGGAACCAAAGTTTGTGATTAGCTACGGAGCTTGCGCTTCTTCAGGGGGAATGTTTCACGCGTACTCGGTTTTGCAAGGGATCGATAGAATCCTTCCTGTGGATCTGTATGTTCCAGGCTGTCCTCCTAGACCGGAAGCATTGTTAGATGCAGTGGTCAAACTCCAAGAAAAAGTAAAAACCCAGGGCTTGGAAGCCAGAAGGCAAGAAGTCATGGATAAGATCCGGGAAATGAACGAAAGAAACAAACCCCTGGTCGTCAGATGA
- a CDS encoding amidase: MTPLKHSFDSFDTIGLSELVRKKKIQPKELLDFSEAKINRFNPDLNAVVLKTLDKAREQLRSGKIPKGPFYGVPLLIKDLLHEVEGQRITSGSKALLNYIAPKDSEFVSRLRKAGFLFIGTTNVPEFALMGITEPKAHGATRNPWDPERTPGGSSGGSAAAVASGMSTIATGSDGGGSIRIPAAYCGLFGLKPSRGIVPVHPLGRVWQGASVDHVLTKTVRDSAAVLDLVAGTSVSEAFHLEKHKGSYLSEIKKSPGKLKIAYSFTSPIGTPVNQDHIDALHDTVKLLKSLGHKLEEASPNIDGKRLAKAYVTMYFGEVAADIAKFDKILGRKAKMSDVESTSWILGLLGKSVSAGEFVSTIRFWDEAAYISEDFLGSYDLYLTPTTAEPPAKIGELAPKLYEEIAMQIIGRLGTGKLLLATGMVDQLVEKNLARTPFTQLANLTGQPSMSVPLSRTKLGLPIGMLFTAKRAREDILFRLAGQLEKEKPWADIAKA, translated from the coding sequence ATGACCCCTTTAAAACATTCCTTCGATTCCTTCGATACGATCGGACTCTCCGAATTGGTCAGAAAGAAGAAGATCCAACCAAAAGAATTATTAGATTTTTCTGAAGCAAAGATTAACAGGTTCAATCCGGATCTAAATGCAGTCGTTCTAAAAACCTTAGATAAGGCGAGAGAACAATTACGATCTGGTAAAATTCCAAAGGGACCTTTTTACGGAGTTCCTCTTTTAATCAAAGATTTGTTACACGAAGTAGAAGGACAAAGGATCACTTCCGGTTCCAAGGCACTCCTCAATTATATTGCTCCCAAGGATAGTGAATTTGTTTCCAGGCTCAGAAAGGCAGGATTTCTTTTTATAGGTACTACGAATGTTCCCGAATTCGCATTGATGGGAATCACTGAACCAAAGGCTCATGGAGCCACTCGAAATCCTTGGGATCCGGAAAGAACTCCAGGTGGATCGAGTGGAGGATCTGCTGCGGCAGTTGCATCCGGAATGAGCACGATTGCAACAGGCTCCGATGGAGGAGGATCCATTCGAATCCCAGCTGCGTACTGCGGATTATTCGGTTTGAAGCCTAGCCGAGGGATTGTCCCAGTTCATCCTTTAGGTAGAGTTTGGCAAGGCGCCTCAGTGGATCATGTTCTCACAAAAACGGTCCGAGATAGCGCAGCAGTCTTAGATCTAGTCGCAGGTACTAGTGTCTCCGAAGCATTTCATTTAGAAAAACATAAAGGTTCTTATCTTTCCGAAATTAAGAAATCTCCCGGAAAATTAAAGATCGCTTATTCATTCACTTCTCCGATAGGCACTCCAGTAAATCAAGATCATATCGATGCGTTACACGACACAGTAAAGCTTCTCAAATCCCTAGGGCATAAATTAGAAGAAGCTTCACCGAATATAGACGGAAAGAGACTGGCAAAAGCATACGTAACTATGTATTTCGGCGAGGTCGCAGCGGATATTGCCAAATTCGATAAGATCTTAGGCAGAAAGGCAAAGATGAGTGATGTGGAATCCACTAGCTGGATCCTTGGATTATTAGGAAAATCTGTTAGTGCGGGAGAATTCGTTTCCACCATCCGATTCTGGGATGAGGCCGCATACATCTCTGAGGACTTCTTAGGATCTTATGATCTATATCTGACTCCGACAACTGCAGAGCCTCCTGCGAAGATAGGAGAGCTCGCTCCCAAACTATATGAAGAAATCGCAATGCAGATCATAGGCAGACTTGGGACTGGCAAATTGCTTTTAGCTACCGGAATGGTGGATCAACTGGTCGAAAAAAACCTAGCAAGAACACCATTCACTCAATTGGCGAATTTAACAGGACAGCCTTCCATGTCGGTTCCTCTTTCCAGAACGAAACTCGGTCTACCGATCGGAATGCTTTTCACTGCAAAGAGAGCGAGAGAAGATATTCTCTTCCGTTTGGCAGGACAATTGGAAAAAGAAAAACCTTGGGCAGATATCGCGAAAGCTTAA
- a CDS encoding ankyrin repeat domain-containing protein, with the protein MNSYIKKYKLGWRAGLILVFSLSLSVLSATTELDRQFLASVKEGDLKKVETLLTQGAGIDAKDDEGRTALMLAEGEDVVEFLIKHGANINAQDADGNSVLFYRLIPVLKVKIPDMDDLAEAKRLIESGALVEYMARKGEDAHPVSLLNMAIRHQSLSLVKFLIENGANPNHDPGGVEEYPLFLAVGGASAPASLPITEFLLANGSKAVFTSRLKDVSTPVGTKQVGARNAFHFATESTQTDGKIYDVLAKAGTNINHRDAEGRTPLMEAAQRKNTSAALKLLQLGADTSVTDNQSKTALDLAKEYHLDELERVLTEKLSAKPQ; encoded by the coding sequence ATGAATTCATATATAAAAAAATACAAACTCGGCTGGAGAGCCGGGCTGATTCTGGTTTTCAGTCTGAGCCTTTCTGTTCTCTCTGCCACCACGGAACTTGATCGTCAGTTCCTCGCCTCCGTAAAAGAGGGAGACCTGAAAAAGGTTGAGACACTACTCACTCAAGGGGCCGGCATAGATGCCAAAGACGACGAAGGTCGTACTGCTCTCATGCTTGCCGAAGGCGAAGATGTAGTAGAGTTCTTGATCAAGCACGGTGCGAATATCAACGCACAGGATGCGGATGGAAATTCAGTACTATTCTACAGATTGATCCCGGTTTTAAAAGTCAAGATCCCTGACATGGACGATCTAGCTGAGGCAAAACGTCTGATCGAATCCGGAGCTCTAGTAGAGTACATGGCCAGAAAGGGAGAAGATGCTCATCCGGTTTCTCTACTGAATATGGCCATTCGACACCAGTCTCTTTCTCTTGTGAAATTTCTGATCGAGAACGGAGCCAATCCGAATCATGATCCAGGTGGAGTCGAAGAATATCCTCTCTTTCTCGCAGTAGGCGGAGCTTCTGCACCTGCTAGTTTGCCGATCACAGAGTTTTTGTTGGCGAATGGTTCCAAAGCAGTCTTCACGAGTCGTCTCAAAGATGTTTCCACTCCTGTGGGAACAAAGCAAGTGGGAGCAAGAAACGCATTTCATTTTGCGACCGAATCCACTCAGACTGACGGAAAGATCTATGATGTTCTCGCAAAAGCAGGAACGAATATCAATCATCGAGATGCAGAAGGAAGAACTCCTCTCATGGAAGCTGCTCAAAGAAAGAACACTTCTGCAGCTTTGAAACTTCTTCAGCTCGGAGCGGATACTTCTGTAACGGATAACCAGTCAAAGACAGCCTTAGATCTGGCAAAAGAATATCATCTTGATGAATTAGAGCGAGTTTTGACAGAAAAACTTTCCGCAAAACCTCAGTGA